In Myxococcales bacterium, one DNA window encodes the following:
- the miaA gene encoding tRNA (adenosine(37)-N6)-dimethylallyltransferase MiaA, whose amino-acid sequence MKKIIVICGPTASGKSALAIFLAKGCSGEIVSADSQQIWRGFDIGTAKPFEEELREVPHHLIDICDPSERFDAEKFLRRADAAIDDISSRGMIPFVVGGTGMYLRMLEFGICEAPESDPALRAELESRAKAEGLAALYEELERVDPQSSSSIHPNDKIRIIRALEIFQLAGSPASEFRSGHEFSSRRYDALKIGLNIEREELYRRIDARVDSMMAAGLLEEVRALLDRYDSAAQPFSAVGYKELVSHLAGEVSLDEAVRLIKRNSRRYAKRQMTWFRADSEIKWFEPLEISLIESEVLQKII is encoded by the coding sequence ATGAAAAAGATAATAGTCATATGCGGACCGACGGCGTCAGGGAAGAGCGCCTTGGCTATATTTCTGGCGAAGGGATGTTCCGGCGAGATCGTCTCTGCCGATTCCCAGCAGATCTGGCGTGGCTTTGATATAGGCACGGCGAAGCCGTTCGAAGAAGAGCTTCGCGAGGTGCCGCATCATCTGATCGACATCTGCGATCCGTCCGAACGTTTCGATGCTGAAAAATTTTTAAGACGCGCCGATGCTGCGATCGATGACATCTCATCGCGCGGCATGATTCCCTTTGTCGTTGGAGGAACAGGGATGTATCTCCGTATGCTCGAATTCGGGATCTGTGAGGCGCCGGAGTCCGATCCCGCGCTGAGGGCAGAGCTCGAATCCCGTGCGAAAGCCGAGGGCCTTGCGGCGCTTTACGAAGAGCTTGAAAGGGTCGACCCTCAATCGTCCTCTTCAATACATCCCAACGACAAAATCAGGATAATCCGCGCTCTTGAAATATTTCAACTCGCCGGATCTCCAGCGAGCGAGTTTCGCTCCGGCCATGAATTTTCCAGCCGTCGTTACGATGCGTTGAAAATCGGCCTCAACATCGAAAGGGAGGAGCTCTATCGCCGCATCGACGCCCGCGTCGATTCGATGATGGCAGCGGGCCTTCTCGAAGAGGTTCGTGCGCTTCTCGACAGATATGACAGCGCTGCCCAACCCTTCTCGGCGGTAGGCTACAAGGAGCTCGTTTCGCACCTCGCCGGAGAGGTATCCCTCGATGAGGCGGTAAGGCTTATAAAGAGAAACAGTCGCCGCTACGCCAAACGCCAGATGACCTGGTTTCGGGCGGACTCGGAGATAAAGTGGTTTGAGCCTTTAGAAATTTCACTGATCGAATCGGAAGTTCTTCAAAAAATTATTTGA